The genomic region attacaggcTGATTTGGTCCTGAAgcatatagcaaaaaaaaaaaatgtacttaaaacTACATAAATACATCTActtattttgactttaaaaaaaacaaacaaaaaccaaatcaCTTTCACACCTTTCAGAGTATTATAGTTAGCTAGATACTCTTAAAGGGATAGTGTTTACTATCAGACAGACAGATCTTTTCTAACAACTTTAAAACTTGATCACAACAtgataataataaatattaacagAATCTTTGTGATCAGTCTTCAGAGCATCATGCTAGATGTCTCAGGATGTGGACAGATGTTGCTTAAAATCCCACCAGGAACTATACAAGCAATTATCTTCAGATTACCACCGCCAGTACGTCTCTGTGAGCATTCAGATAATTATGGACAAAACCAAATTCTAGTCCTGAGTCAATTTCTGTTTACACCCACCTAAAATTTACTTTAGAAGCCTGTCTGCATGTTACCCACCAAGGATACATCCCAGTGACTGACAGGCTCGCAACACATTGAAGAAAACTATTCTGTAGACTTACAAAGGTGTGCTTTCACAATGGAAAGGCAAATTGAAGGCtgggagtgaggaaaaaaaccagtttcttttctatttactaCTTCTACTGAATAAAAAACATACAGGAAGGATGGCATGGTATTAAGAACTGAAGTAGGCCCAAAGATCAATTTTCATCAAGTATAACTTTATTCTTGCTGGTTGTGGAAAGGATATCAGTGTTATTAATATGGAAAAATATAGTAATTCTCTGATCTTGAAGTTTCTCTTCCACATAAATCTTTGTTTAAACCTgcaattttctacagaaaaactCAAGAGTTTGTTTTGACACCTTACCTCCATAATCATATGAGTTTGGGTAATAGCCTGGATAATAATCACTCCATCCACTTTTTGTATAATAATCTTCAGTATACCCTTGCCTGAAAGAAAGCATGCAGGTATAGTTATTATTCCTCCTTTGACCTCTTCTAAAGTCAGCACGAGATATGAAGAACGATATGCCACAAGGTAGagtttcatatttaaaataatgcatttacAGGAAATCAAGGAATTGTAAAATTAAGACTCTACAAACCAATGTATCATTAAGTTGCTGTGTGCCATAGAAAGCTGACAGCCCTTACTTTACAACAATTTAGTGATTTTTGTAAACTGCATCGGTGATAAGCTTAATTACTTATAGACGATTTATCACAAAAACTACTGCTATAATTAGCATCCTTTGAGCTGTCTCAACTGAGAAGTCAGTAACTTAACAAGTAATGAAATAATTGCTCCCTCTACTTTAATGGTGTTTTGTTATACATCTTATGGTGATGAAAAGAGGACTATGGTCTGGAGAAGAGGTCATGAAAACGGGTCAGGACATGAACTAGCACTCTCCTAGTTAGTTCTGAACAGAATGTTTCAGCCTCCAGGGCTGCCATTACGGCGTCTGTCACCAGTGTTAAATAcagccagaaaagaaacaaaaccaaagtgcaCTACACCTTTCTTTGGGCACCTGGCCAAAGAACTCAATACTGTATCACCTTGTTCAACTTGGAGCTAATGCCAGCATGTTGCTGGCAAGCGCACAGAATACTAACATTGTAGGGCCAGCACTACCCTAAtctcaatgcttttttttttttttttcctttctgcactcAGGCTGTTTCTCAATATCAGTTTTTCAGTAGATGCAGCAATGTTTTGAGTGTTAGCACATCCTTACATTTAATACTTCAGTGAATAAATGAAATAGCATTGAGATGCAATTGTAACACAGCACATCACTACTCAACTAATTTGAGGCATCTTCTAGGTTATTAGCCTTCTCAACAGGCTTGGATGGACAGCAGCATGTAGGAAAGGCTtgtttttcattacagcaaataaatagaGAAGCCGGAATAGAAGAAAAAACTCATTTACAGACCCCGTGTTAGAATACTGATTGTCCAAATGAACAGAACAAGCAAGAGAACCTAACTAAAACCAACACATCAAAGTAAGAGTCAGTGCATATATATACAAAAGATAATTAGAATACTtttgatggaaaaagaaagatcTGGCCGTTACTTGAAGAAATCATGAACCTTTATTATATGCCATTTTTAGGACACCATCCctcaatttctgaaaaaaagctaGAAGATGAATGCTAGATGAAAAATGTAGTGtctacatatatgtatgtacacatatatgtatatacatgtgttTATATCTACACATGTGTATAAAACTCACAAacacacatatgtatacatacacgcACAGGAGGTAAAGACATTTAATGCTAATGTGGAATAATGGGAACTTTCATGTTCCTCTACAACTGATCATGCAAACTCCAAAGTGGCCAAGCAAGTCAAGCGATGCTCCTCCCTGGAACGTGCGGGAAGTTTGCTAACACAGCACCTacctctgcagaggaggagattTGATCTTATCAGATCAGGTTTATCCACCCAACCAGTCTTCTCAGTCTCCTTCACAAAAATATTCCCCTCCCCAAACAGAGTTTACAAAGCTGCATCATCAACACTGGTACATTGAGGGAATTTCAGACATGCTATCGCACTGACTTTGCTACTCTCATGCTCTGCTGCCCTGCAGTACCGTACCTCAGCCTACATCCAACTGCACTGCCACAGCTACTCGTAACAGGTTTTGATCTGCCCAATGCCACCTATAGGAATTTCAACCTCTTATGAAAATAGTACCTAAGAAGAGTACACACCAAGAAGTGCTACTAGAGGTTGTTATCTCATCACAAGATCTCACAGTGCACTTAGATTCATTTAAGATGATGATAAAAGTTATCACATGCACCTACAGCCATTGCTTTGTACTCCTCCAGGCCAATATACACCTCCTATAATCTTCTAGAGGTGGTAagcaaaatgttatgtttttaatttgaagactGCTCCACGAGCGAACTACcaacaaaaccagacaaatactGCAAAGGCTTTCATCATTTCCAGACAGATAACTTGTTATTCTCTCTCAGAAACCTGCAAACCCACCCAGCAGATAATGCAACAGTAACCTTTTGTCATTAATTTGAAGTTCAAACAAATCACTTATGCAATAACCATCAAAAAGCAGTCATCCCTGGAAGGTAATTTGCTGCTTCTTGCTTGAGAGATAATAgagatttcatttctgctttttatttaatatttgcaagTAGCACCTGAACACATTGTTTCCCCTCTctcaaatttttttatttcatataatcAGAAAGACCAAGGCTTTCAAGTTTTCCTAATCATGTGCTACCTGCATCAAAACCTGTCGTGAAGTCAGCAGGTGAAATGTGCCCACATAGCACCACAGATCACAGTTTTGGAGTTTTGCGAGAAAGCTTATCCACACAGCTGAAGTAATCATCAGACAGATGATTACTGACACAGAACAAGGACGTGCTCACTTGATTCACCATCTCTGCCTTCTGAACATCTGAAACATCGTCTATCAATAGGCCACACGTATTGCTACGCTTGCAAGCCAAATCCCCGACCAATGTGCAAAAGCGCCATTAATTAAGAGAACTAGGGGCCACTGCTTCAGTGCTAGACAGAAACGAAACTACTATTGATTAACAAACCCACGGCCTGCTCTTTCACAGCACACGTCAAAAAGAGCTAACCTCAGCACCGACTCCATCGCAGTGACATCCTGCCTGGCAGAAATGCCAACAACCACCCAGAGAACTGAATGAAAGGAGTAATAAAGCTTTGTTAACAGAAAAGACTGCGGAATCGTATCCTTTTCAGACATTACATTTGATACCATCTGTTCCTATGGCAGCACACAATGAGTTTTTGAACTTCCTCACTGCAGCTTATGCTATAAAACTTCAACAGGCATCATTACACTCATTGTTTCGGGATGTACCAGATCTTTACTCAATTTAGGAATTGCATACCTAGAAGAAGGCCTGTCAGAGCAGTGACTAGCTCTGGAACTAGGACGTTCAGGCTCAGAATACCGATAGCTCCCAGGCTCCATATAAGCAGTGCCGGTGCTATCATAGTGTCTGTACCGTGGGTCATACTGTCCGTAGCTATCCTCCTAGAAAAGAGATTGACATGTAAGGTAAGAGGCTTCCCACCTCTAAGAATAAacctttaaaaccaaacaaatcaccATACGCACAACTGTGATACCTGGAGAGATACAGATCAATAGACTACGGTACAGCTTTCAATATCTGTTATGGCAAGTTATATTCAAGTCCATTAATATCctaaacttaagaaaaaagatTACATCTGGACTAAGGGCAGTTCAACCACTATTCTGGCCACTCTGCTGAACTGTCAATAATTCAGGCAGCAGATGGGAACCAAATTTGAAGACCTGGACAGCTAAAACAGTTGTAACTGCCAACTTTTTCCAAAGAAGCAAATAAATTCCTATCAGCTGATACCTCTGCCAACTGGAACTGGTATCAGCAGCTACTTTAAGCTTTAATAATCTTTGTAAGTTTTGTTACTCCTATCTGGATTTTCCCTACAATTAAATACTTAACATGAATGCTATAATGAACGTTGATCATGACAACTGTTTAAACTCCTAATTCAAAGATGAAAATTACTAACACATTCTGAGGgtagaggaaggggaaaataaaaacttaCCATGTAATAAAGATGCGCTGCTGTTCTGGGGTCTGCAGGAGGATAAGGTGGCGGATATGGAGGCTGGTAAGCATCATAAGGATGTCGATAGTAGTAGTAAGGGTTCTGGGGTGGACCAAAGGCATCCTGAGGAGTCTGAGGCAAGGACGGACGCTGCAGGTCTTGTTGCACATTTGGCGTGACTGACTGACTGGTGGCAGTAGAAGGGGCTGTGGAAGTTGAAGCACCCGATGGCTGTCCAGACACTGGTTGCTTATCAGGACTCGTCTGATCATACCTTGCTGTCAACTGCACTGAACTTGCCTCTTGGGGACCCACAGGTGGAGGATGGTTACTCAGCACCTGCTTCTCATGCTGCTGTGATGCCTGCATGGCTTTAGTCCCTGTGGCAATCTGGTAGTTTGAAGGAACTGAGGACTGCCCAGATGATGTTGGTTGCTGCATTTGAGCTGCTTGCATTTGTGGTTGAGGTGGCAATGCTCCCTGTACAGCCCTGTCTGAGACAGCCTGATGCTGTACATCTTTTGTCACCTGTTGATAGAAATGTTGTTCGTCATGCACCTCAGGACCCACCTGACCAGCACTACCAGCTGACTGTTGAGGATATACTGGACCACCAGAAAGTGACTGATTATGCACCTGTACAGAATTACTTGCGCTGCTTTTCTCCAACATCCGTGATACTGTAAAGTCAAGCACTCCAGCAGCTTCTTCTTTGCTATTTGAATGATTTGTAGAATTATTAGCCTGTACTACAGAATTAACAGGGGGTACCAGTGCACTTGCACTTCCACTGGGGAGATTCATCCCAGGAGAAACGGATGAGTTAGACCCTGGCTTGCTAGCAAATTCAGGCACAAAACTTTCCATATTAACATTCTTTTGCCCTTCTGGGGCCAAATTAAGCGGAGTTTTCATAAGCAAGTTTGCAGGCTGATTAGAAGCAGTATCAGAGGAATTAACAGGGCTTTGTAATGAATTATGTTTTAACAGATTAGTATTTGGAAGTGCATTAACTAACAGAGATCCAACTTGCATCACAGGTAATGGCATGTTTTCCCCAGAAATGATCCCACCAGCATGTGAAGTATGGGGACCCATTGCAGGCTTGTCCCCAACCCCAGAGTCCTTCATTGGCTGATTGTTTTCATTGCTGCTTAGCTGATTagacagagaaatagaaaaattaattggCTGAGCCAAGTTATAGCTTTGATTAGGCTGAGCAATCAGGATAGGCTGATTTTGCAAAGACTCTGTAGGTGGAGAAGACAACAAACTTGCATAACCAGAACTTGCCTGAGACTGAAgtgcctcctcttctcccatttTGGGAGGATTCTCAAGATTTTCAGAAGATATATTTCCATCTTGGGAAAGATGCACAGCAATAGTCCCTGGTTTACTTGGCTGCTGATTAGACAGGCCTTCTTCTGGTGGCTGAATGACTTCTACAGTTTGTTTGGCAGGTACATacactgcaggagcagcaggagccagaAGAACATTTCCCCCAAAATTAGGTAACTCATTATGAGCCCACAGAGTTGTTGCTGGGCTATCACACTTCTTAACTGCTCCCTGAGCTCTTGTTGAGGACCTTCTCTCAGATACTGATTGTATGTTTTCCATAAGAGGTCCAGAGTGCAACATATTTCCAGCTTCACCAGTTACTGCAAGAGGCAGTGGGTGTACCTGAGGCATGAAAATAGTTTCCAGATTATCTGGCGGCTGTTCAAGATTGCCTGGAGAAGCAGCCGGTACAGTTGTATTCTTGATATTCTTTTGGTTTGAGTGGTTCTCTCTTAATTCAACCACCATCTTTGCTTGGTCAATCTCTGCAGGTTTTATACCAACTCCATGGGACCTCACAGGTTCAAAAGAACTATTTGCACTTGTCTGAAATACTCCTGTGGGCTTAGGAGGACTTGGAGTTGGAGGTTGGGACAGATTACCATGGTAGTTCTTGCCCAGGTTTAGCTCACTTGAATCGCCCCCCAAAGGAGAGGAGTCAATCTGTTTAAAGAAGCTAGCAGAAGATTCTTCTTCAGGCTTCCCACTTTCTTGCTGAATAAACGTACCAACTTGCTCTTGAGGTCTTGCTGAGCTAGAAGCGCTCCTATGGCTAATGTTGCTATAGTTTGAAGACACACTATCTGGTCGGACGGGATGAGGTAATGAATCAGGTGCCTCCAAATTTGGTCCTCCTTCGGCATGGCTCACAAGAGCATTCTTTGGAAGCATCTGACCTGGAAAGGATCCATATCTGTACAAATCAGGACCAGCAGCAGGGGATGAAGCGTTGATGTTCTGTGGTTCACTCGGCAGAACTTCTTGATTTTGAATGCACTCCAGGTTCTCAACATTTTCATACTGTGACCCACCATTCCCAGACGTGTCACCTATATGTGCCTTGTCATCACTAACAAACATAGAGTGCTTAGCAGcctgtggctcctgctgactTACAATTTTAGGAAAGTACTGGACGTCCATTCCTTTTTGTACCATCTCATTGGCTGAACCTGTACCAAACTGTGCCTGAGAGAGAACATTAGCTGCAACTCGCTGAGGATGCACTGGCTGGTGATACGAGGATGCTGAATTTGGCTGATAAGCATCAAACTCTGTTTTCTCaactatgtaatttttttcagatgacagtatttcttcattttctgtctcatCCCCTTTGAAAAACATGGAGAGAGTTCCTGAATCTCTATCTGTGGGAATAGGTCTATTTGATGTTTCAGACATCTCTGGAGACTGTTTTTTGGGGTTATTTTCCTGAGCTGTGGGAACGACGAAACTGGAGTCTTGCAATGGTGGCTGTGAGTAAAACTGTTCCTGGTATGGCTGATTTAACCAAGTATTAGGCATTTCTGTATTCTGCCTAAACACATTTCCAGGCTGGATGCTGTTCACATGATGACTGCTATTTGCAGAGccatttttcccattcttttcacAACCAACAGCTAAAGGCGCTTGCATGATATTTTGTGGAATACCTTGGTGTACAGGACCCTGCTGTAAATTTGCCTGtggaggaggatgagaagaaCTAACAGAAGACTGAGAAATGTTATGAACGTCAAGCTGAGAAGATGGCTCAGGATAGGGCACAAAATTTCGAACTGGAGACTGCAGGTTACCTTGAACAGGCCTCCACTGAGACACAGGCTgctgaggaggtggagggaagagTGTTGTTGCAGTGGGTCCTGAAGAAACATCATTTGGATCTCTACTAACATCTTGTCTACCTCCAGGTTTGTTTGATGCAGACACCATTCCAGGATGCGCACTGAAAGAATTTTCAACTGCTGCTCCTGTATTATAATGCAATGGTACTGCAGGCCCACGGAGTCCAAGGTCTGCATTCGGATTCACTTCTGCAGTACTATTTATAACATAACCTGGAGACAGTGAAGGAACTGGAACATTAGAAAATGTACTGGTATTTATTCCTGGCTGAGATACAGGAGCTGATAAAGACGTATGCAGTCCATGAGGACTGTCCCCTGCACGTGACGGTGAAGTATGCATAACAGCTGGCTGTGGAAACACCGCTGGGGAAGAGCTTTGCATAACCAATGCATTGCCCTTGGATGGATTATCTAAAGGGGAACCCTGTGGAGTTTGTCTGCCAAATGCAAAAGGGTCTGTCACAGGCTGCACCGGGGCAGCTGTTGCATTTGCTCGCTTACTGAGCGAGCTGTTTCTCCAGTATGCATTCCGAGCAATGCCTGCAGGAggtggagctgctgctcctgctggaacAGTCTGTGGAGGCTGCTGCATGATGGCCTTCTA from Chroicocephalus ridibundus chromosome 15, bChrRid1.1, whole genome shotgun sequence harbors:
- the SEC16A gene encoding protein transport protein Sec16A isoform X3, yielding MQQPPQTVPAGAAAPPPAGIARNAYWRNSSLSKRANATAAPVQPVTDPFAFGRQTPQGSPLDNPSKGNALVMQSSSPAVFPQPAVMHTSPSRAGDSPHGLHTSLSAPVSQPGINTSTFSNVPVPSLSPGYVINSTAEVNPNADLGLRGPAVPLHYNTGAAVENSFSAHPGMVSASNKPGGRQDVSRDPNDVSSGPTATTLFPPPPQQPVSQWRPVQGNLQSPVRNFVPYPEPSSQLDVHNISQSSVSSSHPPPQANLQQGPVHQGIPQNIMQAPLAVGCEKNGKNGSANSSHHVNSIQPGNVFRQNTEMPNTWLNQPYQEQFYSQPPLQDSSFVVPTAQENNPKKQSPEMSETSNRPIPTDRDSGTLSMFFKGDETENEEILSSEKNYIVEKTEFDAYQPNSASSYHQPVHPQRVAANVLSQAQFGTGSANEMVQKGMDVQYFPKIVSQQEPQAAKHSMFVSDDKAHIGDTSGNGGSQYENVENLECIQNQEVLPSEPQNINASSPAAGPDLYRYGSFPGQMLPKNALVSHAEGGPNLEAPDSLPHPVRPDSVSSNYSNISHRSASSSARPQEQVGTFIQQESGKPEEESSASFFKQIDSSPLGGDSSELNLGKNYHGNLSQPPTPSPPKPTGVFQTSANSSFEPVRSHGVGIKPAEIDQAKMVVELRENHSNQKNIKNTTVPAASPGNLEQPPDNLETIFMPQVHPLPLAVTGEAGNMLHSGPLMENIQSVSERRSSTRAQGAVKKCDSPATTLWAHNELPNFGGNVLLAPAAPAVYVPAKQTVEVIQPPEEGLSNQQPSKPGTIAVHLSQDGNISSENLENPPKMGEEEALQSQASSGYASLLSSPPTESLQNQPILIAQPNQSYNLAQPINFSISLSNQLSSNENNQPMKDSGVGDKPAMGPHTSHAGGIISGENMPLPVMQVGSLLVNALPNTNLLKHNSLQSPVNSSDTASNQPANLLMKTPLNLAPEGQKNVNMESFVPEFASKPGSNSSVSPGMNLPSGSASALVPPVNSVVQANNSTNHSNSKEEAAGVLDFTVSRMLEKSSASNSVQVHNQSLSGGPVYPQQSAGSAGQVGPEVHDEQHFYQQVTKDVQHQAVSDRAVQGALPPQPQMQAAQMQQPTSSGQSSVPSNYQIATGTKAMQASQQHEKQVLSNHPPPVGPQEASSVQLTARYDQTSPDKQPVSGQPSGASTSTAPSTATSQSVTPNVQQDLQRPSLPQTPQDAFGPPQNPYYYYRHPYDAYQPPYPPPYPPADPRTAAHLYYMEDSYGQYDPRYRHYDSTGTAYMEPGSYRYSEPERPSSRASHCSDRPSSRQGYTEDYYTKSGWSDYYPGYYPNSYDYGDPSRWERYSSAYDPRYRDPRSYDQRYWYDGEHNPYQKREAYPYGNRHDRYEDNWRYDPRFTGSFDDESEPHRDPYGDEFDRRSVHSEHSGHSLRSSRSVHSHQSSFSSRSQQSQLYRSNHDLTANVYETTAQAVSLHADYPYGGYAPNFDGQQPFTDYGYPTETGWSAVEQAPLRPSTPEKFSVPHICARFGPGGFLIKVLPNLPSEGQPALVEIHSMETMLQHSPEQEEMRAFPGPLAKDDTHKVDVINFAQNKATQCFKNENLIDKESASLLWDFIVLLCRQNGTVVGTDLAELLLRDHKTVWLPGKSPNEANLIDFTNEALEQVEEESGEAQLSFLTDSLVTAIDSLEKETERFRELLLYGRKKDALESAMKHGLWGHALLLASKMDNRTHARVMTRFANSLPINDPLQTVYQLMSGRMPAASTCCGDEKWGDWRPHLAMVLSNLTNNVDLESRTIATMGDTLASKGLLDAAHFCYLMAQVGFGVYTRKTTKLVLIGSNHSLPFLKFATNEAIQRTEAYEYAQSLGTQPGCLPNFQVFKFIYACRLAEMGLAAQAFHYCEVISRTVLKDPHYYSPVLIGQLIQMSSQLRLFDPQIKEKPEQESFIEPSWLVRLRHVDGQIKEGAIAYNTDRSTPPPYACSTPSSELDHASQCDGAGVGRDVGPGAENALLASLLPNMAQQMQSVQLMPSVPQAVLDRSAAMIPPGDQEAVRSVPFYSVPSQPIGPGPGFAPAGFSNPYGTEPSPVYLGSALPPGGPPQETEPRSEEPTNLETGMQRIAPETPSQNSFPEQREEDFYGRMASMAPGRRSRSASQSSAHMGYGRRSRTTSESSAHSVGRERSNSAAKQPSPSPSVPVGKETKKEIKKEPAPKKTGANWFRWLMGKGKNEAHLPDDKNKSIVWDEQKQRWVNLDEPEEESKPPPPPPTGFPKVPQTAPPGAGGPPGAPVNMFSRRAAGSRARYVDVLNPGGTKSSGAAPAPSDLFAPLAPMPIPANVFVPNSVPGEPQPMEGSGAAEHAPAANQTNTDPAAAVEPEYLNPTILPPGSGLPNTDGSQSGEPAAVPPSGGPSAGTVPFYNPSQFAQSPAVTGSSRLGRIGQRKYPTLK
- the SEC16A gene encoding protein transport protein Sec16A isoform X1, producing the protein MQQPPQTVPAGAAAPPPAGIARNAYWRNSSLSKRANATAAPVQPVTDPFAFGRQTPQGSPLDNPSKGNALVMQSSSPAVFPQPAVMHTSPSRAGDSPHGLHTSLSAPVSQPGINTSTFSNVPVPSLSPGYVINSTAEVNPNADLGLRGPAVPLHYNTGAAVENSFSAHPGMVSASNKPGGRQDVSRDPNDVSSGPTATTLFPPPPQQPVSQWRPVQGNLQSPVRNFVPYPEPSSQLDVHNISQSSVSSSHPPPQANLQQGPVHQGIPQNIMQAPLAVGCEKNGKNGSANSSHHVNSIQPGNVFRQNTEMPNTWLNQPYQEQFYSQPPLQDSSFVVPTAQENNPKKQSPEMSETSNRPIPTDRDSGTLSMFFKGDETENEEILSSEKNYIVEKTEFDAYQPNSASSYHQPVHPQRVAANVLSQAQFGTGSANEMVQKGMDVQYFPKIVSQQEPQAAKHSMFVSDDKAHIGDTSGNGGSQYENVENLECIQNQEVLPSEPQNINASSPAAGPDLYRYGSFPGQMLPKNALVSHAEGGPNLEAPDSLPHPVRPDSVSSNYSNISHRSASSSARPQEQVGTFIQQESGKPEEESSASFFKQIDSSPLGGDSSELNLGKNYHGNLSQPPTPSPPKPTGVFQTSANSSFEPVRSHGVGIKPAEIDQAKMVVELRENHSNQKNIKNTTVPAASPGNLEQPPDNLETIFMPQVHPLPLAVTGEAGNMLHSGPLMENIQSVSERRSSTRAQGAVKKCDSPATTLWAHNELPNFGGNVLLAPAAPAVYVPAKQTVEVIQPPEEGLSNQQPSKPGTIAVHLSQDGNISSENLENPPKMGEEEALQSQASSGYASLLSSPPTESLQNQPILIAQPNQSYNLAQPINFSISLSNQLSSNENNQPMKDSGVGDKPAMGPHTSHAGGIISGENMPLPVMQVGSLLVNALPNTNLLKHNSLQSPVNSSDTASNQPANLLMKTPLNLAPEGQKNVNMESFVPEFASKPGSNSSVSPGMNLPSGSASALVPPVNSVVQANNSTNHSNSKEEAAGVLDFTVSRMLEKSSASNSVQVHNQSLSGGPVYPQQSAGSAGQVGPEVHDEQHFYQQVTKDVQHQAVSDRAVQGALPPQPQMQAAQMQQPTSSGQSSVPSNYQIATGTKAMQASQQHEKQVLSNHPPPVGPQEASSVQLTARYDQTSPDKQPVSGQPSGASTSTAPSTATSQSVTPNVQQDLQRPSLPQTPQDAFGPPQNPYYYYRHPYDAYQPPYPPPYPPADPRTAAHLYYMEDSYGQYDPRYRHYDSTGTAYMEPGSYRYSEPERPSSRASHCSDRPSSRQGYTEDYYTKSGWSDYYPGYYPNSYDYGDPSRWERYSSAYDPRYRDPRSYDQRYWYDGEHNPYQKREAYPYGNRHDRYEDNWRYDPRFTGSFDDESEPHRDPYGDEFDRRSVHSEHSGHSLRSSRSVHSHQSSFSSRSQQSQLYRSNHDLTANVYETTAQAVSLHADYPYGGYAPNFDGQQPFTDYGYPTETGWSAVEQAPLRPSTPEKFSVPHICARFGPGGFLIKVLPNLPSEGQPALVEIHSMETMLQHSPEQEEMRAFPGPLAKDDTHKVDVINFAQNKATQCFKNENLIDKESASLLWDFIVLLCRQNGTVVGTDLAELLLRDHKTVWLPGKSPNEANLIDFTNEALEQVEEESGEAQLSFLTDSLVTAIDSLEKETERFRELLLYGRKKDALESAMKHGLWGHALLLASKMDNRTHARVMTRFANSLPINDPLQTVYQLMSGRMPAASTCCGDEKWGDWRPHLAMVLSNLTNNVDLESRTIATMGDTLASKGLLDAAHFCYLMAQVGFGVYTRKTTKLVLIGSNHSLPFLKFATNEAIQRTEAYEYAQSLGTQPGCLPNFQVFKFIYACRLAEMGLAAQAFHYCEVISRTVLKDPHYYSPVLIGQLIQMSSQLRLFDPQIKEKPEQESFIEPSWLVRLRHVDGQIKEGAIAYNTDRSTPPPYACSTPSSELDHASQCDGAGVGRDVGPGAENALLASLLPNMAQQMQSVQLMPSVPQAVLDRSAAMIPPGDQEAVRSVPFYSVPSQPIGPGPGFAPAGFSNPYGTEPSPVYLGSALPPGGPPQETEPRSEEPTNLETGMQRIAPETPSQNSFPEQREEDFYGRMASMAPGRRSRSASQSSAHMGYGRRSRTTSESSAHSVGRERSNSAAKQPSPSPSVPVGKETKKEIKKEPAPKKTGANWFRWLMGKGKNEAHLPDDKNKSIVWDEQKQRWVNLDEPEEESKPPPPPPTGFPKVPQTAPPGAGGPPGAPVNMFSRRAAGSRARYVDVLNPGGTKSSGAAPAPSDLFAPLAPMPIPANVFVPNSVPGEPQPMEGSGAAEHAPAANQTNTDPAAAVEPEYLNPTILPPGSGLPNTDGSQSGELSRSSSMSSLSREVSQHFNQPAAVPPSGGPSAGTVPFYNPSQFAQSPAVTGSSRLGRIGQRKYPTLK